The Tenebrio molitor chromosome 3, icTenMoli1.1, whole genome shotgun sequence genome contains a region encoding:
- the LOC138126564 gene encoding SID1 transmembrane family member 1-like, with product MAAFSSRCVIVAFFLVHCYTDGHQSGNFSQVMQFVLNSSNNTRIHFHPGYVKNVYKINAWSTDATSKEPVYVVVEQDTNILSWTVPLTLANSFNNTDNVYDNTSRIFCDNGWGRHFTVTLSTDSPTNVTLYLLVKKEYNFNTGDKYSVSVSPSQPDYFFYRFSSNQTLTTVIRVNSSSDLCLFASIQNHQCPVFNLEVSRSVHQTILHKGAMRIRRYEYGEGFSLVLVARMDDSDCIQKYNPLDKSVLRENSRTSHVTVSIREINGNRTVAIFCMLGIIVVTCLVAVLVVCVFHMCGKAAGGTRYDESEPLLPRTVPEEQQDDGNERRERTLPDKLMVSHLAQNLQNNSDKSFGYMWSLLHVGIFYGLPVTQLVWTYQKIANKYGDEDMCYYNYLCANPLWIFGDFNHIYSNVGYILMGALFLCMVAHWKSKYQGLSTGVPRHYGVFNAMGLALIGEGVLSACYHVCPSQFSFQFDVTFMYLMAVLCMVQLYENRHSDVSLSTSHAFMILGAFIFIATVGLLTNEVALVAILIILEIPLCIFLSLKAYFFGPVWYNLGNLISQLQNSEDSTLHILKPQRKARFICVVTPIAINIVLSTVGCYLFVNGVVDFGTLILIQLMGNAFLHTLIYFFFKIRIYREGVSVENVFYLFLSIILWGIGGHAYFQTRTQWTESPAISRQRNEECVLFDFYDVHDLWHFWSAGALYSTFMFLLTLDDNVAYKNRNEMAVF from the exons ATGGCAGCATTCAGTTCACGTTGTGTCATAGTTGCTTTTTTTCTGGTGCACTGTTATACTGACGGTCACCAAAGTGGAAACTTCTCGCAAGTGATGCAATTTGTGTTGAACTCGTCCAACAACACTCGTATTCATTTTCATCCCGGGTATGTCAAAAATGTGTACAAAATAAACGCCTGGAGTACTGACGCCACATCAAAAGAGCCAGTATACGTGGTGGTGGAGCAAGATACCAACATACTTTCTTGGACAGTTCCTCTTACCCTCGCCAATAGCTTTAACAACACCGACAACGTCTACGACAACACATCTCGCATTTTTTGCGACAACGGATGGGGCAGACATTTTACTGTCACTCTATCTACTGATTCTCCCACCAATGTGACCTTGTACCTTCTGGTCAAAAAAGAGTATAACTTTAACACCGGAGACAAGTACTCCGTCTCGGTGTCGCCGAGTCAACCCGACTACTTCTTCTACAGATTCTCCTCCAACCAAACTTTAACCACCGTCATCAGGGTCAACTCGAGTTCCGACCTTTGTCTGTTCGCTTCCATCCAAAATCATCAA TGTCCAGTTTTCAACCTGGAAGTGTCGCGAAGTGTCCACCAAACGATCTTGCATAAAGGAGCGATGAGAATCCGA AGATATGAATACGGTGAAGGCTTCAGTTTGGTTTTAGTCGCGAGAATGGACGACTCTGACTGCATCCAAAAATACAACCCCCTTGACAAGAGCGTGTTGAGAGAAAACAGTCGTACCTCTCACGTCACTGTTTCTATACGTGAAATCAATGGCAACCGCACGGTCGCTATATTCTGCATGCTCGGAATCATTGTGGTTACCTGCTTGGTCGCTGTGCTTGTAGTATGCGTTTTTCATATGTGTGGCAAAGCAGCAGGGGGCACTAGGTACGACGAAAGCGAGCCATTGCTACCTCGAACTGTACCGGAGGAGCAACAAGACGATGGAAATGAGAGGAGAGAGAGGACCTTGCCGGACAAACTAATGGTTTCTCATTTGGCACAAAACCTGCAGAACAACAGCGACAAATCGTTTGGCTACATGTGGAGCCTGCTCCACGTTGGAATTTTTTACGGGCTTCCGGTGACGCAACTCGTCTGGACCTACCAGAAAATCGCCAACAAGTACGGAGACGAGGACATGTGCTACTACAACTATCTTTGTGCAAACCCGTTGTGGATCTTCGGGGATTTTAACCACATCTACTCTAACGTGGGGTACATTCTGATGGGAGCGCTGTTTCTGTGCATGGTGGCCCATTGGAAGAGCAAGTACCAAGGGCTGTCCACCGGCGTTCCGCGCCACTACGGAGTCTTCAACGCGATGGGTCTTGCCTTGATCGGCGAAGGAGTCCTTTCTGCTTGCTACCACGTCTGTCCAAGCCAGTTCAGCTTCCAGTTTG ACGTCACCTTCATGTACCTGATGGCGGTTCTTTGCATGGTCCAACTCTACGAAAATCGACACTCTGACGTCTCCCTCTCCACCAGTCACGCTTTCATGATCCTAGGAGCCTTCATCTTCATCG CTACGGTCGGACTTCTGACCAACGAGGTTGCCCTGGTAGCCATTCTCATCATACTGGAAATCCCTCTGTGCATCTTTTTGTCCCTGAAGGCCTACTTTTTTGGACCCGTCTGGTACAATCTAGGAAATCTCATATCACAACTGCAAAATAGCGAAGATTCTACCCTCCATATACTAAAACCACAACGAAAAG cacgtttcatttgcGTTGTAACACCGATCGCCATCAACATTGTCCTATCAACTGTTGGATGTTATTTGTTTGTTAATGGAGTCGTGGATTTTGGAACTTTAATTCTGATTCAGTTAATGGGCAACGCATTTCTGCACACGctcatttacttttttttcaaaatacgtATTTATCGCGAAGGAGTCAGCGTAGAGAATGTCTTTTATCTCTTCTTGTCTATAATTCTATGGGGTATTGGAGGTCATGCCTACTTCCAAACACGTACCCAATGGACG gaGAGTCCCGCCATATCGCGCCAACGAAACGAAGAATGTGTTCTCTTCGATTTCTACGACGTCCACGACCTGTGGCATTTCTGGAGCGCTGGCGCCCTCTACAGCACCTTCATGTTCCTTTTAACCTTAGACGACAACGTAGCTTACAAAAACCGTAACGAAATGGCTGTATTTTGA
- the LOC138126563 gene encoding SID1 transmembrane family member 1-like codes for MGPIWWTLVSVLASTAVEECAAVAKLQMVQHEGTYSKTMSFRFNQTTEHVLVFPTSQSMYPYRISAWSSDALVESPVLLVVRQEREVLSWQIPFVVDTSTRDGVVHFHNTSRTLCHNNMLQITKSKSFTRKLSIPLSQNFIVALSTSSMVNVEVSVIVEEERNFYLTENKKYSIAVSPSETKYYYYKFLDRRSTTAVVEITSDDDVCLTVSIQDSFCPVFDLDKDITYEGKYQTINRKGGMSIRSKEYPDGFFLVFVAKADNYECSQKHSLLPRGHKNSNIIAANRTSIVNFSIVKGINGKDYGVASLVTLCAIGAFYVFAIVMVFAFTRWGTLRSYLKSKSRDITDTLEGDADFVVEPGITAEDKKQLLTNNKLTVNLLARAPTKDRRRSYNYLWHILSIAIFYSIPVVQLVTTYQRVVNRTGDQDMCYYNFLCANPAWGVSDFNHIFSNVGYVFMGILFLCVVLYRHAKIPNNCTGIPTHYGVFYAMGIALTIEGLLSACYHICPSQSNYQFDTSFMYVMAVLCMIKLYQNRHPDVNATAYATFTVLGMAIFLAMVGILNSTLSVWIVFVVIYSVLCVYISFKIYFVSFVFDGFKQLKKTFTSSDNKVEAIAPIKKSRFFLLIVANLINYAMLITGLCLYNSGVTDFGTFLLGLLMGNSVLYAVFYTSMKLVHGERICVEAIIYGVLGMAAWATSAVFFLDNATLWTVTPAESRQWNQECIVMNFYDKHDVWHLLSAPALYLTFMFLLCLDDDLVDKKRENITVF; via the exons ATGGGGCCGATTTGGTGGACGTTGGTGAGCGTTCTGGCGAGTACCGCCGTGGAGGAGTGCGCGGCTGTGGCCAAACTGCAGATGGTTCAGCACGAAGGGACCTACTCCAAGACCATGTCCTTCCGGTTCAACCAGACCACGGAGCACGTCTTGGTCTTCCCCACGTCCCAGTCGATGTACCCTTACAGGATCAGCGCGTGGAGCAGCGACGCCCTGGTGGAGAGTCCCGTGCTGCTCGTGGTCAGGCAAGAACGCGAAGTACTCTCCTGGCAGATTCCCTTCGTCGTGGACACCTCCACCAGGGACGGGGTGGTGCACTTTCACAACACCTCCAGGACGCTGTGTCACAACAACATGCTCCAGATCACCAAGAGTA AAAGCTTTACCAGGAAGCTGTCGATACCGCTGTCGCAGAACTTCATCGTGGCTCTGTCCACATCCTCCATGGTCAACGTGGAAGTCTCGGTCATCGTCGAAGAAGAGCGCAACTTCTACCTGACCGAGAACAAGAAGTACTCGATCGCGGTGTCCCCCAGCGAGACCAAGTACTACTACTACAAGTTCTTGGACAGGAGGTCGACCACAGCGGTCGTGGAGATCACGTCGGACGACGACGTTTGCTTGACTGTCTCGATCCAAGACAGTTTC TGCCCGGTTTTCGACTTGGACAAAGACATCACCTACGAGGGTAAATACCAGACAATCAACCGCAAAGGAGGGATGAGCATCAGG AGCAAGGAGTACCCGGACGGATTCTTCCTAGTCTTCGTTGCTAAAGCTGACAATTACGAGTGCAGCCAGAAGCACTCTCTGCTTCCACGAGGCCACAAAAACTCCAATATCATCGCAGCGAATCGTACTTCCATCGTAAACTTCTCCATCGTCAAGGGTATCAACGGCAAAGACTATGGTGTCGCATCTTTGGTCACTCTGTGCGCGATCGGAGCCTTTTACGTCTTTGCCATCGTCATGGTGTTTGCGTTCACCAGATGGGGTACCTTGAGATCCTACTTGAAGAGCAAATCGCGCGACATCACAGACACTCTCGAGGGTGATGCAGACTTCGTGGTCGAGCCCGGGATCACGGCGGAAGACAAGAAACAACTCCTCACCAACAACAAGCTCACTGTCAACCTCCTGGCCCGGGCGCCGACCAAAGACAGGAGGAGGTCGTACAACTACTTGTGGCACATTTTGAGCATCGCCATTTTCTACAGCATCCCGGTGGTGCAGCTGGTCACGACGTACCAGAGAGTGGTGAACAGGACTGGCGACCAGGACATGTGCTACTACAATTTCTTGTGCGCTAACCCCGCCTGGGGGGTGAGCGATTTCAACCACATCTTCTCCAACGTGGGGTACGTCTTCATGGGGATCTTGTTCCTGTGCGTGGTGCTCTACCGACACGCCAAGATCCCCAACAATTGT ACCGGGATCCCGACCCACTATGGCGTGTTCTACGCCATGGGCATCGCCTTGACCATCGAGGGTCTGCTCTCGGCGTGCTACCACATCTGTCCCAGCCAGTCCAACTACCAATTCG ATACTAGCTTCATGTACGTGATGGCGGTACTTTGCATGATCAAGCTGTACCAGAACCGCCACCCAGATGTCAACGCCACCGCCTACGCGACTTTCACAGTCTTGGGAATGGCGATCTTTCTAG CCATGGTGGGGATCCTGAACAGCACTCTGAGCGTCTGGATCGTCTTCGTCGTCATCTACTCGGTCCTCTGCGTCTACATTTCCTTCAAGATCTACTTCGTCAGTTTCGTCTTTGACGGTTTCAAACAACTCAAAAAGACTTTCACCTCCAGCGACAACAAAGTCGAAGCAATCGCACCGATCAAAAAGAGTCGCTTCTTCCTCTTGATCGTTGCCAACTTGATCAACTACGCCATGTTGATAACCGGGCTGTGTCTGTACAACAGCGGAGTCACCGACTTCGGGACCTTCCTCCTGGGGCTCTTGATGGGCAATTCCGTCCTCTACGCCGTCTTTTACACCAGCATGAAG TTGGTGCACGGCGAGAGAATCTGCGTCGAAGCCATAATCTACGGGGTGTTGGGGATGGCGGCGTGGGCTACCTCGGCCGTCTTCTTCTTGGACAACGCCACCTTGTGGACT GTCACCCCTGCGGAGTCCCGCCAGTGGAATCAAGAGTGCATCGTGATGAATTTCTACGACAAACATGACGTCTGGCACTTACTCAGCGCCCCAGCTCTGTACCTCACCTTCATGTTTTTGCTCTGTCTGGATGACGACTTGGTCGATAAAAAACGCGAAAACATTACTGtattctaa